A single region of the Gemella sp. zg-570 genome encodes:
- a CDS encoding 5-deoxy-glucuronate isomerase: MFGQVELQNGKNNICDKNFHANMNMDVATYLLEPSEKLELISDTKETAILPIFGKLTIRYLDKEELIERENCFENKPSCLHVPKGIIIEIVAHEASELLVQQKENDNTFPPRFYKPEDVSQFIAGEDDFEASSKRIIRTIFDYETAPYSNMVLGEVLSYTGRWNSYPPHHHPQPEVYYFKFDHPNGFGVSVIGDEAALVKNNSVAYIPGGLVHPQVCAPGYRMYYVWMIPHFENNPWTERIYAEEHKWLLEK; encoded by the coding sequence ATGTTTGGACAAGTAGAACTACAAAATGGAAAAAATAATATTTGCGATAAAAATTTTCACGCCAATATGAATATGGACGTTGCAACCTATCTATTAGAACCATCTGAAAAATTAGAATTGATATCAGATACAAAAGAAACAGCTATTTTACCAATTTTTGGGAAACTTACTATTCGCTATTTAGATAAAGAAGAGTTGATTGAAAGAGAAAATTGTTTTGAGAATAAACCCTCTTGCTTACACGTACCCAAAGGAATTATCATAGAAATAGTTGCTCATGAAGCAAGTGAGCTTCTCGTGCAACAAAAAGAAAATGATAATACATTCCCACCTCGTTTTTACAAACCAGAAGATGTATCTCAATTTATAGCAGGGGAAGATGATTTTGAGGCGTCATCTAAAAGAATAATAAGAACTATATTTGATTATGAAACAGCTCCTTACTCTAATATGGTGCTGGGAGAGGTTTTGAGTTATACAGGTCGTTGGAATAGTTACCCACCACATCATCACCCACAACCAGAAGTTTATTACTTTAAATTTGATCATCCAAACGGTTTTGGTGTATCGGTGATTGGAGATGAGGCGGCTCTTGTAAAAAATAATAGTGTAGCCTACATACCTGGTGGTTTGGTACATCCGCAAGTATGTGCCCCTGGATATCGTATGTATTATGTGTGGATGATTCCGCACTTTGAAAATAATCCTTGGACAGAAAGAATTTATGCCGAGGAACATAAATGGTTGCTTGAAAAATAA